Proteins encoded together in one Paracidovorax wautersii window:
- a CDS encoding ATP-binding protein: MSLPYPAPTLDNCDREPIHIPGAIQPHGALLALDAAGHVRSASANAADLLGVPVPLGQTLPTARLDRGGSRLAEAVAEGLASLAGRGDLPMPLECTLHGRTFDMVQHVSAPWLVLEFEERRHSSAELAGFAVQAHRAMEKLRRPRASIDELLQLATQELHALTGFDRVMAYRFRHDSSGDVVAESRVPELDAYVGRRYPASDIPAQARKLYVANTLRLIADVSSQPVPLQQDFPGPLDLSSSLLRSVSPIHIEYLSNMGVGASMSISIVINGQLWGLLACHHMGPRQVPYSVRMACDVIAQILSANIQSALSRRQADRHQEVSALRTAIMESVLHSDDEFAALCHFSKPLADSLHAEGVVVSERSKLCREGLVSQATAEALVQWLNTTQPQQGHAMYRTHALPLEAPELAQITAPWCGVLALPLDRMHGSWLIFLRLEQIKTIHWGGRPEKEVRPGPLGPRLTPRGSFDLWMETVRSTSEHWSAEDVDIAQQLLNELVRAQNARHAELNRARNQLMAVLGHDLRDPLHSISMAARVLEKSDPGDERAGKLGQRIQSTSSRMQRLVSQVMDMSRLQSKLGLDLEPVEFDLVPLLADLVDEARTAHPGIAMDMRVPDALPVHADPDRIAQVVANLISNARHHGQVGHPIEVIAFSTPRGQIVQVRNVAPEIPAEIAGDLFKPFKATSLGNTRNRNGMGLGLYIAHQIVLGHGGSITYVHEAPQVVFSITLPLPPT, translated from the coding sequence ATGAGCCTGCCCTATCCGGCCCCCACACTCGACAACTGCGATCGGGAGCCCATCCATATTCCGGGCGCCATCCAGCCCCATGGCGCCCTGCTCGCCCTGGACGCGGCCGGCCATGTGCGCAGCGCCAGCGCCAACGCGGCCGACTTGCTGGGCGTGCCCGTGCCGCTCGGCCAGACGCTGCCCACCGCCCGGCTGGACCGGGGCGGCAGCCGGCTGGCGGAGGCCGTGGCCGAAGGCCTGGCCTCCCTGGCCGGCCGGGGCGACCTGCCCATGCCGCTCGAATGCACGCTGCACGGCCGTACCTTCGACATGGTGCAGCACGTGTCGGCCCCGTGGCTGGTGCTCGAATTCGAGGAACGCCGGCATTCGTCGGCCGAGCTGGCGGGCTTTGCCGTGCAGGCCCACCGCGCCATGGAAAAGCTGCGCCGCCCGCGCGCTTCCATCGACGAACTGCTGCAGCTGGCCACGCAGGAGCTGCACGCCCTGACGGGGTTCGACCGCGTGATGGCCTACCGCTTCCGCCACGACAGCAGCGGCGACGTGGTGGCCGAATCGCGCGTGCCCGAGCTGGATGCGTACGTGGGCCGCCGCTATCCGGCCAGCGACATTCCTGCGCAGGCGCGCAAGCTGTACGTGGCCAACACGCTGCGCCTGATCGCCGACGTGAGCTCGCAGCCGGTGCCGCTGCAGCAGGACTTTCCCGGGCCGCTGGACCTCAGCTCCAGCCTGCTGCGCAGCGTGTCGCCGATCCACATCGAGTACCTGTCCAACATGGGCGTGGGTGCCTCGATGAGCATCTCCATCGTCATCAACGGTCAGCTGTGGGGCCTGCTGGCCTGCCACCACATGGGACCGCGGCAGGTGCCCTACAGCGTGCGCATGGCCTGCGACGTGATCGCGCAGATCCTGTCGGCCAACATCCAGAGCGCACTGTCGCGCCGCCAGGCCGACCGCCACCAGGAGGTGTCCGCCCTGCGCACGGCCATCATGGAAAGCGTGCTGCATTCCGACGACGAGTTCGCCGCCCTGTGCCACTTCTCCAAGCCGCTGGCCGACTCGCTGCACGCCGAGGGCGTGGTGGTGTCGGAGCGCAGCAAGCTGTGCCGCGAGGGCCTGGTGTCGCAGGCCACCGCCGAAGCGTTGGTGCAGTGGCTCAACACCACCCAGCCGCAGCAAGGCCATGCGATGTACCGCACCCATGCGCTGCCGCTGGAGGCGCCCGAGCTGGCGCAGATCACCGCGCCCTGGTGCGGCGTGCTGGCATTGCCGCTGGACCGGATGCACGGCAGCTGGCTGATCTTCCTGCGGCTGGAGCAGATCAAGACCATCCACTGGGGCGGCCGGCCGGAAAAGGAAGTGCGCCCCGGCCCGCTGGGCCCGCGCCTGACGCCGCGCGGCTCCTTCGACCTGTGGATGGAAACCGTCCGCTCCACGTCCGAACACTGGAGCGCCGAGGACGTGGACATCGCGCAGCAGCTGCTCAACGAACTGGTGCGCGCCCAGAACGCCCGCCATGCCGAACTCAACCGCGCCCGCAACCAGCTGATGGCGGTGCTGGGGCATGACCTGCGCGACCCGCTGCACTCCATCAGCATGGCCGCGCGCGTGCTGGAAAAGAGCGACCCGGGCGACGAGCGGGCCGGCAAGCTCGGCCAGCGCATCCAGTCCACCAGCAGCCGCATGCAGCGGCTGGTGAGCCAGGTGATGGACATGTCGCGCCTGCAGAGCAAGCTGGGCCTGGACCTGGAGCCGGTGGAGTTCGACCTCGTGCCCCTGCTGGCCGATCTGGTGGACGAGGCCCGCACGGCACACCCCGGCATCGCCATGGACATGCGGGTTCCCGACGCGCTGCCTGTGCATGCCGACCCCGACCGGATAGCGCAGGTGGTGGCCAATCTCATCAGCAACGCCCGCCACCACGGGCAGGTGGGGCACCCGATCGAGGTCATCGCTTTCAGCACGCCGCGCGGCCAGATCGTGCAGGTGCGCAATGTGGCACCTGAAATCCCGGCCGAGATCGCGGGCGACCTGTTCAAGCCCTTCAAGGCCACGTCGCTGGGCAACACCCGCAACCGCAACGGCATGGGCCTCGGGCTGTACATCGCCCACCAGATCGTGCTGGGTCACGGCGGCAGCATCACCTATGTGCATGAGGCGCCACAGGTGGTGTTTTCCATCACGCTGCCCCTGCCGCCGACCTGA
- a CDS encoding response regulator, whose protein sequence is MPPEILIIDDNQDATELLRELLEMQDYAVRTAHTGAEALQRMRDKPAQILLVDQNLPDMPGSALAPQLRAIAAELGVTECVAIAITGMAPGPQSGLQGFDHVLGKPLDFDAFDGLMQRTVAQLQSSTPRG, encoded by the coding sequence ATGCCGCCCGAGATCCTCATCATCGACGACAACCAGGACGCCACCGAGCTGCTCCGCGAACTGCTGGAAATGCAGGACTACGCGGTACGCACGGCCCACACTGGCGCCGAGGCCCTGCAGCGCATGCGGGATAAGCCCGCGCAGATCCTGCTGGTGGACCAGAACCTGCCCGACATGCCCGGCTCGGCCCTGGCCCCGCAGCTGCGGGCCATCGCAGCGGAGCTCGGGGTGACCGAATGCGTTGCCATCGCCATCACGGGCATGGCGCCGGGCCCGCAGTCCGGGCTCCAGGGCTTTGACCACGTGCTGGGCAAACCGCTGGACTTCGATGCCTTCGACGGGCTGATGCAGCGCACGGTGGCGCAGTTGCAGTCCTCCACGCCGCGCGGTTGA